The Bacteroidota bacterium genome includes a region encoding these proteins:
- a CDS encoding O-antigen ligase family protein — protein sequence MIEKIEKYRYYIIYGISILFILFNCYLIAHERFWGLLTPLVIIMVLLYIFSLDKIILLITFLTPLAVNYKNYELGVGISLPTEPLMAGVLVVFVLRIFLDGGYNRKILNHPVTIAILANLVWLFITIITSELPVVSIKFMLARLWFIVPFYFIGIVIFSKMKNIRLFQWLYVIPLLLVIFYALYNHSLYGFDKPSSNMVMKPFYNDHTAYGAILAMFIPIFLGFSVSKLFTARYRFFSLAVLVIMILGIIFSYSRAAWISVAMGGVAFLLIHFRVKFKYVLTAVIVMAGLFYMFQFQLIDKLEKNKQDSSTDFFEHIQSISNISSDASNLERINRWSCAIRLFKERPFLGWGPGTYQFVYAPFQRSKEKTIISTNAGDMGNAHSEYIGPLSESGILGMLTFIAIMITVVYTGLRVYKYARNPESKFFAMVLVVAMITYFTHGLLNNFLDTDKASVPFWGFIGIIVALDLFLKDKSPEELEKDSAAEKGGKE from the coding sequence TTGATCGAAAAGATTGAAAAATACCGCTATTATATTATTTACGGGATAAGCATACTATTTATCCTGTTCAATTGCTATCTTATTGCCCATGAGAGATTTTGGGGATTGCTTACTCCCCTGGTGATCATCATGGTGCTCTTGTATATTTTTTCGCTTGATAAAATAATCCTGCTTATCACATTCCTGACACCATTAGCGGTAAACTATAAGAATTATGAGCTTGGCGTCGGGATTTCCCTTCCGACAGAACCTTTGATGGCAGGCGTTTTGGTTGTTTTTGTTCTCAGGATCTTCCTGGATGGCGGCTATAACAGAAAAATACTGAATCATCCGGTTACCATAGCCATTCTTGCCAACCTTGTCTGGTTATTTATTACCATTATTACCAGCGAATTGCCTGTCGTTTCAATAAAGTTTATGCTTGCTCGTCTATGGTTTATCGTGCCATTTTACTTTATTGGGATTGTCATTTTTTCCAAAATGAAGAATATCCGGCTCTTCCAATGGCTGTATGTGATTCCTTTGCTGCTTGTCATATTTTATGCGCTTTATAATCATTCGTTGTATGGTTTCGATAAGCCTTCCAGTAATATGGTTATGAAGCCTTTCTACAACGACCATACTGCCTATGGAGCCATTCTGGCCATGTTTATTCCGATTTTTTTGGGATTCAGTGTAAGTAAATTGTTTACAGCCAGATACAGGTTTTTTTCTCTGGCAGTTCTGGTTATAATGATCCTTGGGATAATTTTTTCGTACAGCAGGGCAGCCTGGATAAGTGTGGCCATGGGTGGGGTGGCATTTCTTCTGATTCATTTCAGGGTAAAGTTCAAGTATGTGCTGACGGCTGTGATTGTTATGGCCGGACTGTTTTACATGTTTCAATTTCAACTGATCGATAAGCTGGAGAAGAACAAGCAGGATTCATCGACTGACTTTTTTGAACATATACAATCGATTTCGAATATATCCTCCGATGCCAGCAATCTGGAGCGCATCAACCGATGGAGTTGTGCAATCAGGTTGTTTAAGGAAAGGCCTTTTTTGGGTTGGGGGCCGGGGACTTACCAGTTTGTGTATGCTCCATTCCAGCGTTCAAAGGAAAAAACCATCATCAGCACCAACGCAGGTGATATGGGGAATGCTCATAGCGAGTACATTGGTCCACTCTCCGAATCGGGTATTTTGGGTATGCTGACTTTTATAGCGATCATGATTACGGTGGTATACACCGGCTTAAGAGTATATAAATATGCCAGGAACCCGGAGTCGAAATTCTTCGCAATGGTTTTGGTGGTTGCCATGATCACCTATTTTACTCATGGTCTTTTGAACAACTTCCTGGATACAGATAAGGCTTCCGTTCCTTTCTGGGGTTTTATAGGGATCATAGTAGCTTTGGACTTATTCCTGAAAGATAAAAGCCCGGAAGAACTTGAAAAGGACTCCGCTGCTGAAAAGGGTGGGAAGGAATAA
- a CDS encoding oligosaccharide flippase family protein produces the protein MQRKFITNLILLLFLNLLIKPFWILGIDRSVQNLVGAESYGFYFTIFNFSFLFNILLDLGITNFNNRNIAQNEQLLNKHFSGILIIKILLALLYFVVTFGVALLIGYKGDRLYLLLWVGINQFLLSFILYLRSNISGLLMFRTDSLISVLDRLLMILFCGILIWGGVSGFSFTIEWFVYMQTLAYSITFLVALIIVIRKAAFRRLHWNRAFFMVIIRQSLPFALLVLLMTVYYRSDAILIERILGGELGDKQSGIYAQAFRLLDAANMIPMLFAVLLMPMFSRMIKENGNVKEMVRLSWSMLFSLSVLVSVGSVVYSRDLMELLYIENIDDATAIFGKIIFSFIAVSSIYVFGALLTANGNLKALNIISIAALLVNIIVNLILIPQFMARGAAWANLLTQFTAAIPQIWLAHRIFNLRWELRYLLTLAVYAAGILILSFISRVLPFSWEINFIFFLVAGFILSFALKLIHVRGLLAIIRNK, from the coding sequence ATGCAGAGAAAATTTATCACGAACCTTATCTTGCTGCTGTTTCTGAACCTGCTTATCAAGCCTTTTTGGATATTGGGAATCGACCGTTCGGTACAAAACCTTGTGGGTGCCGAATCCTATGGCTTCTACTTCACCATATTCAACTTCTCTTTTTTGTTCAATATTCTCCTCGATCTGGGGATCACAAATTTTAATAACCGGAATATTGCACAAAATGAACAGCTTCTGAACAAGCATTTCAGCGGTATACTGATCATAAAGATACTGCTGGCTTTGTTGTATTTCGTAGTGACATTCGGGGTAGCCCTGCTGATCGGATACAAGGGGGATCGCTTGTATCTGCTGCTGTGGGTCGGGATAAACCAGTTTTTATTATCGTTTATTCTTTATTTACGGTCGAATATTTCGGGATTGCTGATGTTCAGGACGGATAGCCTGATTTCTGTCCTCGACCGTTTGCTGATGATACTTTTCTGTGGTATTCTTATCTGGGGAGGCGTAAGCGGATTTAGTTTCACCATTGAATGGTTTGTATATATGCAAACACTGGCATATTCCATAACATTCCTTGTTGCCCTTATCATTGTAATCAGAAAAGCAGCATTCAGGCGCTTGCACTGGAATAGAGCATTCTTCATGGTTATAATCCGGCAAAGCCTGCCTTTTGCTTTACTGGTATTACTCATGACGGTATATTACCGGAGCGATGCCATTCTTATTGAGCGAATCCTGGGAGGTGAACTGGGTGACAAACAGTCGGGGATCTATGCGCAGGCATTTCGTTTACTGGATGCCGCCAATATGATACCTATGCTATTTGCCGTACTGTTGATGCCCATGTTTTCGAGGATGATCAAGGAAAATGGAAACGTAAAGGAAATGGTAAGACTTTCGTGGTCTATGCTGTTTTCATTGTCGGTTCTTGTATCTGTTGGCTCTGTTGTTTACAGTAGAGATTTGATGGAATTGCTTTATATAGAAAACATTGATGATGCAACAGCTATTTTTGGAAAGATAATTTTTTCATTCATAGCTGTATCTTCTATTTATGTGTTCGGGGCCTTACTCACAGCCAATGGAAACCTGAAGGCGCTAAATATTATCAGTATTGCCGCCTTGCTTGTCAATATAATAGTGAATCTGATCCTGATTCCGCAATTCATGGCAAGGGGGGCAGCTTGGGCAAATTTGTTAACGCAGTTTACAGCAGCTATTCCTCAGATATGGCTAGCCCACAGGATTTTTAATTTACGATGGGAGCTCCGTTATCTGTTAACCCTGGCAGTATATGCAGCGGGGATATTGATTCTCAGCTTTATTAGCCGTGTCTTGCCTTTTTCCTGGGAAATTAACTTCATCTTCTTTCTGGTTGCCGGTTTTATTCTCTCTTTTGCCCTGAAACTGATCCATGTGAGAGGCCTGCTGGCGATAATCCGCAACAAATAG
- a CDS encoding glycosyltransferase family 4 protein translates to MRIAVNTRLLIRNKLEGIGWVMYESLKRITTQHPEHDFYFIFDRKYDDSFIFSDNVHPVVVPPQARHPFLYYLWFEYSIPFILRKIKADMFLSPDAYLSLSSRVPSLAMFHDLNFEHYPGDLPYLERKYYCYFFPRYARKADRIVTVSHFSKRDIINQYNIPEEKIDVVYNGANELFIPLSEEEKQKTRMQFTEGNPYFLFVGALHPRKNIARLFRAYDYFRKNCSCETKLLIVGNKKWWTKDINLAYEGMTYKQDVYFAGRQPAADLHRVIGSALALAYVSYFEGFGIPIVEAFYCETPVITSNVTSMPEVAGDAALLVDPFSVVSIADALRKIAESEDLRRNLVEKGRIRRQLFNWNNTADMLWLSIEKVLQKK, encoded by the coding sequence TTGAGAATAGCAGTCAACACCCGTTTACTTATCCGGAATAAGCTGGAAGGCATTGGCTGGGTGATGTATGAATCGCTGAAGCGCATCACTACTCAGCATCCTGAACATGATTTTTATTTTATTTTCGACCGGAAATATGATGATTCTTTTATTTTCTCGGATAATGTCCATCCTGTGGTAGTACCGCCCCAGGCGCGGCACCCGTTCCTTTATTACCTCTGGTTCGAATATTCTATCCCTTTTATCCTTCGAAAAATCAAGGCAGATATGTTTCTTTCTCCCGATGCATATCTTTCCCTTTCCTCCAGGGTCCCTTCCCTGGCTATGTTCCACGACCTCAATTTTGAGCATTACCCGGGTGATCTACCATATCTGGAAAGAAAATATTACTGTTACTTTTTCCCCCGTTACGCCCGTAAAGCAGATCGTATCGTTACGGTATCCCATTTTTCAAAAAGGGACATCATAAACCAGTATAACATTCCTGAAGAAAAAATTGACGTGGTTTATAACGGTGCTAACGAATTGTTCATTCCTCTTTCGGAAGAGGAAAAACAAAAAACCAGGATGCAGTTTACGGAAGGTAACCCCTATTTCCTGTTTGTGGGCGCACTGCATCCCAGAAAAAATATTGCCCGGTTATTCAGGGCATATGATTATTTCAGGAAAAACTGCTCCTGTGAAACCAAGCTTCTGATCGTTGGCAATAAAAAATGGTGGACAAAAGACATCAATCTGGCATACGAGGGTATGACGTATAAACAGGATGTTTATTTTGCAGGCCGGCAGCCGGCAGCTGACCTGCACCGGGTTATAGGATCCGCACTTGCCCTCGCCTATGTCTCCTATTTCGAAGGTTTTGGCATCCCAATCGTAGAAGCTTTTTACTGCGAAACCCCTGTCATCACCTCCAACGTGACCTCTATGCCTGAGGTAGCAGGAGACGCTGCATTGCTGGTAGATCCTTTCTCGGTTGTATCCATCGCAGATGCTCTTAGAAAAATCGCTGAAAGCGAAGACCTTAGAAGAAACCTTGTGGAAAAAGGCAGAATCCGCCGGCAATTGTTCAACTGGAACAATACGGCAGATATGCTTTGGCTTTCCATAGAAAAAGTATTGCAAAAAAAATAA
- the purD gene encoding phosphoribosylamine--glycine ligase, whose protein sequence is MNVLVIGSGGREHALTWKISQSKHVERLFIAPGNAGTLGHGYNIDLDISDFGKVEQFVTDNGINMVIVGPEAPLVEGIRDYFLANPLLSAIPVIGPGKQAAMLEGSKDFAKDFMKRHNIPTAAYATFKRGETEDACKYLRSLTPPYVIKADGLAAGKGVLICDDLEEACHETKSILENNKFGQAGDKVVIEEFLRGIELSVFIITDGNSYILLPEAKDYKRIGEGDTGLNTGGMGSVSPVPFADKAFMHKVVQRIINPTVNGLKQDGIDYRGFIFFGLINSGGDPYVIEYNARMGDPEAESIIPRISSDIMDLFDGVAHQTLHQKKIGIDPRASAAIMLVSGGYPGSYSKGKPIHGLENVDGSLVFHAGTAFDADAEKIITAGGRVIAVTSLAESLEEALKMSYNNISKISFDAMYYRQDIGQDLLKS, encoded by the coding sequence ATGAATGTATTGGTTATCGGGTCGGGTGGCAGAGAGCATGCACTGACCTGGAAAATTTCACAAAGCAAACATGTGGAAAGGCTTTTCATAGCTCCGGGTAATGCAGGCACTCTTGGTCATGGTTATAATATAGATCTTGATATAAGCGACTTTGGCAAAGTGGAGCAATTCGTCACGGATAACGGGATCAATATGGTCATCGTTGGACCCGAAGCTCCTTTGGTAGAAGGCATCCGGGATTATTTCCTGGCCAATCCCCTTTTATCTGCTATTCCGGTAATTGGCCCCGGGAAACAGGCAGCCATGCTGGAGGGCAGTAAGGATTTTGCCAAAGATTTCATGAAAAGGCATAACATCCCTACTGCAGCGTATGCCACGTTTAAACGGGGCGAAACGGAAGATGCATGCAAATACCTCCGTTCATTAACCCCGCCCTATGTGATTAAAGCTGACGGACTGGCAGCCGGAAAAGGGGTTCTGATCTGTGATGACCTGGAAGAAGCCTGCCATGAGACAAAATCTATCCTTGAAAACAATAAGTTCGGGCAAGCCGGTGATAAAGTTGTAATCGAAGAATTCCTCCGGGGCATCGAACTCTCCGTATTCATCATCACGGATGGCAATAGCTACATCCTGCTTCCTGAGGCCAAGGATTACAAGAGAATTGGCGAAGGTGACACAGGATTGAACACAGGCGGAATGGGTTCTGTTTCGCCGGTACCTTTTGCTGATAAGGCTTTCATGCATAAGGTCGTGCAAAGGATCATCAACCCTACTGTAAATGGTCTAAAACAAGACGGAATCGATTACAGGGGCTTTATCTTCTTCGGATTAATTAATTCGGGCGGAGATCCCTATGTGATAGAATATAACGCCCGCATGGGTGATCCGGAAGCGGAAAGCATTATTCCCCGCATCAGCTCTGATATTATGGACCTTTTTGACGGAGTAGCCCACCAAACCCTGCATCAAAAAAAGATCGGCATCGATCCCCGAGCCTCTGCCGCAATCATGCTTGTTTCCGGGGGTTACCCAGGATCATACTCCAAAGGAAAACCTATTCACGGTCTGGAGAATGTGGACGGGTCATTGGTATTTCACGCAGGCACTGCTTTCGATGCTGATGCAGAAAAGATCATAACTGCCGGAGGAAGAGTCATAGCTGTTACCTCGCTGGCCGAAAGCCTCGAAGAAGCTCTAAAAATGTCCTATAATAACATCAGTAAAATATCCTTCGATGCTATGTACTACAGACAAGATATCGGCCAGGACCTGCTGAAAAGCTAA